Proteins from one Sabethes cyaneus chromosome 2, idSabCyanKW18_F2, whole genome shotgun sequence genomic window:
- the LOC128737118 gene encoding uncharacterized protein LOC128737118 isoform X1 — MSNALRTKYLPDDPGRIPSIATRTRKKPSTTTTERIKLHRHTKWEDALSLEYADPSTIEYSYRTGSVKESSNPTAEINGNSVNLTSNLGLPCQPDCSSTTNESIDVPNFVRDKPESYCRFCCSTGNLLSIFPTGEVPNERLLNLLRKLVDIDLTVELDFPSAICKVCVSKLENFDVFRLKCRAYNDEIRKRRVQPSIDVRNRNFSNTEDQIELPVIVKEELMIEDDFYEDSSNNNALLKPTVIEKKATAQLKLNSVEIDMNVYSGENVAPSAAISEELNVDSRVTSKKLAVKEETPNNPISSEQSPWDKSDLTPLLKKPAVAATPSSASKFGKIVEDISSQHKGEYSVIEDDLLMEDERTFRGYNSAIEPENVAFASIEEVSDSHQEGDVDSPARRIKRKHAEPVRWKKNVRKRNRAAGKSYINTRGVSVPAKKIQIDYHCGCRNRCSYKISFEQRLANFKQFYENGSWAMQTAFIAESTRVSMVDRRRAVDPDNWKKHYSRRYYLQAGDVSIAVCKPMFMNTLCIDSSRIHRALQKASSGCFEDRRGKHPPTTAKSSRT, encoded by the exons ATGTCCAACGCGTTGAGAACGAAATACCTGCCTGACGATCCGGGGCGTATACCGAGCATCGCTACGCGTACAAGGAAAAAGCCATCCACGACGACAACCGAACGGATCAAGTTACATCGGCACACAAAATGGGAAGATGCATTGTCGCTCGAATATGCAGACCCGTCAACCATTGAATATAGCTATCGTACCGGTAGCGTTAAGGAATCGTCCAATCCGACCGCAGAAATAAATGGGAATAGTGTTAATTTGACCAGCAATCTAGGTCTTCCGTGTCAGCCAG aCTGTTCTTCAACAACGAACGAATCGATTGACGTTCCAAACTT CGTTCGGGACAAACCGGAATCATACTGCCGATTTTGTTGTTCGACCGGCAATTTGTTGTCAATTTTCCCTACCGGTGAAGTTCCTAACGAAAGACTGTTAAATTTACTACGTAAACTAGTGGACATAGATTTAACAGTAGAATTGGATTTTCCTTCGGCAATTTGCAAAGTATGCGTttcaaaattggaaaatttcgatgTGTTCAGGCTAAAATGCCGTGCCTACAATGACGAAATAAGAAAAAGACGAGTTCAACCGTCAATCGATGTTCGTAATAGGAATTTTTCTAACACTGAAGATCAGATTGAACTTCCGGTGATAGTGAAAGAAGAATTAATGATTGAAGATGACTTTTACGAAGACTCCAGCAATAACAATGCTTTGTTAAAACCCACGGTAATAGAGAAAAAAGCTACGGCACAACTTAAACTAAATAGTGTCGAAATTGACATGAATGTTTACTCAGGGGAGAATGTTGCACCTTCAGCAGCTATAAGCGAAGAACTGAATGTTGATTCAAGAGTTACGTCGAAGAAGTTAGCAGTTAAGGAGGAAACCCCAAATAATCCAATTTCCAGCGAACAGTCTCCTTGGGATAAGAGTGATTTGACTCCTTTGTTGAAAAAGCCAGCAGTTGCCGCAACCCCTAGCTCTG CTTCAAAATTCGGAAAAATTGTGGAAGACATAAGCTCACAGCATAAAGGGGAGTATTCCGTTATCGAAGATGACTTGCTCATGGAGGACGAACGAACTTTCAGAGGCTATAATAGTGCTATAG AACCAGAAAACGTTGCGTTTGCGTCTATCGAAGAAGTTTCCGATTCTCACCAGGAGGGGGACGTTGATTCGCCGGCGCGTCGCATAAAACGTAAACACGCTGAACCTGTACGATGGAAGAAAAACGTTCGTAAGCGCAATAGAGCTGCAGGTAAATCATACATCAACACACGGGGAGTGTCCGTTCCGGCTAAGAAGATTCAAATCGATTACCACTGCGGTTGCCGAAACAGGTGTTCCTACAAAATATCCTTCGAGCAACGTCTAgccaattttaagcaattttatgaaaatggcTCATGGGCAATGCAAACAGCATTTATTGCTGAATCAACCCGTGTTTCGATGGTTGATAGGAGGAGGGCTGTCGATCCGGATAACTGGAAGAAGCACTACTCCAGGCGGTATTATTTACAAGCCGGTGATGTGAGCATAGCAGTTTGCAAGCCCATGTTCATGAACACGCTGTGTATTGACAGTAGCAGAATCCATCGTGCGTTACAGAAGGCGAGCTCTGGATGTTTTGAAGATCGGCGAGGTAAACACCCACCCACCACCGCAAAATCTTCTAGAACATGA
- the LOC128737118 gene encoding uncharacterized protein LOC128737118 isoform X2 yields the protein MSNALRTKYLPDDPGRIPSIATRTRKKPSTTTTERIKLHRHTKWEDALSLEYADPSTIEYSYRTGSVKESSNPTAEINGNSVNLTSNLGLPCQPDCSSTTNESIDVPNFVRDKPESYCRFCCSTGNLLSIFPTGEVPNERLLNLLRKLVDIDLTVELDFPSAICKVCVSKLENFDVFRLKCRAYNDEIRKRRVQPSIDVRNRNFSNTEDQIELPVIVKEELMIEDDFYEDSSNNNALLKPTVIEKKATAQLKLNSVEIDMNVYSGENVAPSAAISEELNVDSRVTSKKLAVKEETPNNPISSEQSPWDKSDLTPLLKKPAVAATPSSAFT from the exons ATGTCCAACGCGTTGAGAACGAAATACCTGCCTGACGATCCGGGGCGTATACCGAGCATCGCTACGCGTACAAGGAAAAAGCCATCCACGACGACAACCGAACGGATCAAGTTACATCGGCACACAAAATGGGAAGATGCATTGTCGCTCGAATATGCAGACCCGTCAACCATTGAATATAGCTATCGTACCGGTAGCGTTAAGGAATCGTCCAATCCGACCGCAGAAATAAATGGGAATAGTGTTAATTTGACCAGCAATCTAGGTCTTCCGTGTCAGCCAG aCTGTTCTTCAACAACGAACGAATCGATTGACGTTCCAAACTT CGTTCGGGACAAACCGGAATCATACTGCCGATTTTGTTGTTCGACCGGCAATTTGTTGTCAATTTTCCCTACCGGTGAAGTTCCTAACGAAAGACTGTTAAATTTACTACGTAAACTAGTGGACATAGATTTAACAGTAGAATTGGATTTTCCTTCGGCAATTTGCAAAGTATGCGTttcaaaattggaaaatttcgatgTGTTCAGGCTAAAATGCCGTGCCTACAATGACGAAATAAGAAAAAGACGAGTTCAACCGTCAATCGATGTTCGTAATAGGAATTTTTCTAACACTGAAGATCAGATTGAACTTCCGGTGATAGTGAAAGAAGAATTAATGATTGAAGATGACTTTTACGAAGACTCCAGCAATAACAATGCTTTGTTAAAACCCACGGTAATAGAGAAAAAAGCTACGGCACAACTTAAACTAAATAGTGTCGAAATTGACATGAATGTTTACTCAGGGGAGAATGTTGCACCTTCAGCAGCTATAAGCGAAGAACTGAATGTTGATTCAAGAGTTACGTCGAAGAAGTTAGCAGTTAAGGAGGAAACCCCAAATAATCCAATTTCCAGCGAACAGTCTCCTTGGGATAAGAGTGATTTGACTCCTTTGTTGAAAAAGCCAGCAGTTGCCGCAACCCCTAGCTCTG cattcacttaa